A stretch of the Nitratifractor salsuginis DSM 16511 genome encodes the following:
- the soxA gene encoding sulfur oxidation c-type cytochrome SoxA, producing the protein MIAKMAKASIAVMIGAAALSAASFNTQAEKDRQALVKYFEKKFSDPVKNRAMFPYATEDELKNFIHPVKFEDFRMGSYAYNKEGRDQYEEINEMPPYEDNVDAGEELYNETKGIKQCFPDPAIAGEYPRFDTQKGKVVTLSVAINDCLKAHGQKPWKLTKGKLADLEAYFAAKSKEAGKKVHITIPSKEAAAAYERGKKYYYSQRGYLKLSCATCHVQGAGSRVRREVLSPLLGHTTHFPVYRLKWQGLGTLERRIKGCEKNQGENPHKPGSPWMSEMLYFMAYMSNGLPVDGPDIRK; encoded by the coding sequence ATGATTGCAAAGATGGCGAAAGCCTCCATAGCGGTGATGATCGGAGCGGCGGCGCTGAGTGCTGCTTCCTTCAATACCCAGGCGGAGAAGGATCGGCAGGCGCTGGTGAAGTATTTTGAAAAGAAATTCTCCGATCCGGTAAAAAACAGAGCTATGTTCCCCTATGCGACGGAAGATGAATTGAAAAACTTCATTCATCCGGTGAAATTCGAAGACTTCCGGATGGGCTCGTACGCCTACAACAAAGAGGGGCGTGATCAGTATGAAGAGATCAATGAGATGCCTCCCTATGAGGATAATGTCGATGCGGGAGAAGAGCTCTACAACGAGACCAAGGGGATCAAACAGTGCTTTCCCGATCCCGCCATTGCCGGGGAGTACCCCAGGTTCGATACCCAAAAGGGCAAGGTGGTCACGCTGAGTGTCGCCATCAACGACTGCCTCAAAGCCCACGGCCAGAAGCCCTGGAAACTGACCAAGGGCAAGTTGGCGGACCTGGAAGCCTACTTCGCCGCCAAGAGCAAGGAAGCGGGCAAAAAGGTTCACATCACCATCCCCAGCAAAGAGGCGGCTGCCGCTTATGAGCGGGGCAAGAAGTATTATTACTCTCAGCGGGGCTATCTCAAGCTCTCCTGCGCCACCTGCCATGTCCAGGGAGCGGGGAGCCGGGTGCGCCGTGAAGTCCTCTCCCCTCTGCTGGGCCATACGACCCACTTTCCCGTCTATCGCCTCAAGTGGCAGGGACTGGGAACGCTGGAGCGCCGGATCAAAGGGTGTGAAAAGAATCAGGGGGAAAATCCCCACAAGCCCGGTTCGCCCTGGATGAGCGAAATGCTCTATTTCATGGCTTATATGTCCAACGGCCTGCCTGTCGACGGGCCGGACATCAGAAAGTAA
- the soxB gene encoding thiosulfohydrolase SoxB — protein MNRREFVYTLAMLGASAPLFANSHMRIAPEGKLSDYYKLKPFGNARILHMTDSHAQLVPVYFREPSVNLGIGENYGKPPHIVGEHFLKYYGMEGNKRLEYALTCLHFNEHAKAMGRMGGFAQLKTVVDFLRGDFGKDKTLLLDGGDTWQGSWTSLQTRGKDMVGAMNLLGVDVCTGHWEFTYTEQEILENLKMLKAEFVAQNVKVKEDAIMEEKFKPYDEDEGWAFKPYTMKKLGKARVAVIGQAFPYTTIANPKRFIPDLTFGIDTEGMQEVVDMVRKKEKPDAVIVISHNGYDVDKKMAQVVTGIDFIMGGHTHDGVPEAYPVKNAKGVTYVCNAGSNGKFLNVLDLDIQNGKIKDFKFTLLPIFSDLIPEDPKMKQYIEEVRKPFAKDLNRVIATTEVTLFRRGNFNGSWDQIICDALREVGGADISLSPGFRWGTSVIPGQEITFDDLATQTAMTYPETYVKEMDGKTVKMILEDVADNLFNPDPFYQQGGDMVRTGGISYRFDPTAKMGNRLSHITLLNGKPLEPNKKYKVAGWATVNSKAPGRPIWEITEEYLKAHKHIKQLKVDTPELVNVKGNPGITYKCNCV, from the coding sequence ATGAATCGACGTGAGTTCGTCTATACCTTAGCTATGCTCGGTGCCTCCGCCCCGCTTTTCGCCAACTCCCATATGCGGATCGCCCCCGAAGGAAAGCTGAGTGATTACTACAAGCTCAAGCCCTTCGGCAATGCGCGGATCCTGCACATGACCGACAGCCACGCGCAGCTCGTTCCCGTCTATTTCCGCGAGCCCAGCGTCAACCTGGGCATCGGAGAGAACTACGGCAAGCCGCCCCACATCGTCGGTGAGCACTTCCTGAAATATTATGGGATGGAGGGCAACAAGCGTCTGGAGTACGCGCTGACCTGTCTGCACTTCAACGAACATGCCAAAGCGATGGGCCGCATGGGCGGATTCGCCCAGCTCAAGACCGTCGTCGATTTCCTCAGAGGAGATTTCGGCAAGGATAAAACCCTCCTGCTCGACGGCGGCGATACGTGGCAGGGAAGCTGGACCTCTCTGCAGACCCGCGGTAAAGATATGGTAGGGGCGATGAACCTTCTGGGAGTCGATGTCTGTACCGGACACTGGGAATTCACCTATACCGAGCAGGAGATTCTCGAAAACCTCAAAATGCTCAAGGCAGAATTCGTCGCCCAGAACGTCAAGGTCAAAGAAGACGCGATCATGGAGGAGAAGTTCAAGCCCTACGACGAGGATGAGGGCTGGGCCTTCAAACCCTATACGATGAAAAAACTGGGCAAGGCGCGCGTCGCCGTTATCGGCCAAGCCTTCCCCTATACCACCATCGCCAACCCCAAGCGTTTCATTCCCGACCTGACTTTCGGTATCGATACGGAAGGAATGCAGGAAGTGGTCGATATGGTTCGCAAAAAAGAGAAGCCCGATGCCGTCATCGTCATTTCCCACAACGGTTACGATGTGGATAAGAAGATGGCCCAGGTCGTCACCGGGATCGACTTCATCATGGGCGGCCATACCCACGACGGTGTGCCCGAAGCCTATCCGGTCAAGAACGCCAAAGGGGTCACCTATGTCTGCAACGCCGGCTCCAACGGGAAGTTCCTCAACGTCCTCGACCTGGATATCCAAAACGGCAAGATCAAAGACTTCAAATTTACCCTGTTGCCCATCTTCTCGGACCTGATCCCCGAGGATCCCAAGATGAAGCAATACATCGAAGAGGTCCGCAAGCCCTTCGCCAAAGATCTCAACCGGGTCATCGCTACCACCGAAGTGACCCTCTTCCGCCGCGGAAACTTCAATGGAAGCTGGGACCAGATTATCTGCGATGCTCTGCGCGAAGTGGGTGGCGCCGATATCTCCCTCTCTCCCGGGTTCCGTTGGGGAACCAGCGTCATCCCCGGCCAGGAGATCACCTTTGACGATCTGGCGACTCAGACGGCGATGACCTATCCCGAGACTTATGTGAAAGAGATGGATGGCAAAACGGTCAAAATGATCCTGGAAGATGTCGCCGACAACCTCTTCAATCCCGATCCCTTCTACCAGCAGGGCGGGGATATGGTCCGTACCGGCGGTATCTCCTATCGTTTCGACCCCACCGCAAAAATGGGCAACCGCCTCAGCCACATCACCCTGCTCAACGGCAAGCCCCTGGAGCCGAATAAGAAGTACAAGGTGGCCGGATGGGCGACGGTCAACTCCAAAGCCCCCGGACGCCCTATCTGGGAGATCACCGAGGAGTACCTCAAGGCCCACAAACACATCAAACAGCTCAAAGTGGACACTCCCGAGCTGGTCAATGTCAAGGGCAACCCGGGCATTACCTACAAGTGCAACTGCGTCTGA
- a CDS encoding thioredoxin family protein, with amino-acid sequence MNRCGTCHTGYVDPELLKKNFFQKKNRLLHLKAPTVNMLVYAMLQGPKKVGDIPDREMRREEIAAYLEEVLPRLDMDETLFTRGLLQYFGKKCSIKGLDERDYLDLSDFFMEYMKHRFVAKAHSKRHLENPGKLGLLLSEAKRSGKYLIVEASSPYCHYCKRMDREVLSDPEVQKLLRKHFIMAEVNVQSTALPEQLVKVYRHITPSFFILDGNGTLLGHYPGSWTRKDFLSILREHLPSRR; translated from the coding sequence TTGAACCGATGCGGTACCTGCCATACCGGCTATGTCGATCCCGAGTTGCTCAAAAAGAATTTCTTTCAGAAAAAGAACCGCCTGTTGCATCTCAAGGCCCCGACGGTCAATATGTTGGTTTACGCTATGCTCCAGGGGCCCAAAAAAGTGGGGGATATTCCGGATAGGGAGATGCGGCGTGAAGAGATTGCCGCCTACCTCGAAGAGGTGTTGCCCCGCCTCGATATGGATGAGACACTCTTCACGCGAGGGCTTTTGCAGTATTTCGGGAAAAAATGCTCCATAAAGGGGCTTGACGAAAGAGATTATCTCGATCTGTCCGATTTTTTTATGGAATATATGAAACACCGTTTTGTGGCCAAGGCTCATAGCAAGAGACATTTGGAGAATCCCGGGAAGCTTGGACTGTTACTAAGTGAAGCGAAACGCAGCGGGAAGTATCTGATCGTCGAAGCGAGTTCTCCCTATTGCCACTACTGCAAACGGATGGATCGGGAAGTGCTGAGCGATCCTGAAGTTCAAAAGCTTTTGCGAAAACATTTCATCATGGCTGAAGTGAATGTCCAGTCGACAGCACTGCCCGAGCAATTGGTGAAGGTCTATCGCCACATCACTCCCAGTTTTTTCATTCTCGACGGCAACGGTACCCTGCTCGGCCACTATCCCGGGAGCTGGACCCGCAAGGATTTTCTCTCGATACTGAGGGAACATCTCCCGTCGCGAAGATAG
- a CDS encoding 4Fe-4S dicluster domain-containing protein, with product MSLMKAPENTPVWTIESNCKACDLCVSVCPAGVLAMRPDPHTVLGAMITIIAPEDCIGCNECELSCPDFAIYVADKKEYKFAKLSDKAKERAKKIAENNYMVLGA from the coding sequence ATGTCTCTGATGAAAGCTCCCGAAAATACACCGGTCTGGACCATCGAGTCCAACTGCAAAGCGTGTGACCTTTGTGTCTCTGTCTGCCCCGCGGGGGTTCTGGCCATGCGGCCCGATCCGCACACCGTGCTGGGTGCGATGATTACGATTATCGCGCCGGAAGATTGCATCGGCTGTAACGAGTGTGAGCTCAGTTGCCCCGATTTCGCGATCTATGTCGCAGACAAAAAAGAGTACAAATTCGCCAAGCTGAGCGATAAGGCAAAAGAGCGGGCGAAGAAGATCGCTGAAAACAATTACATGGTGCTTGGCGCATAA
- a CDS encoding 2-oxoglutarate synthase subunit alpha — protein MSKREVISSGNDLAARAAVDAGCRFFGGYPITPSSEIMHTISDLLPKVGGACMQMEDEIAGICSAIGASMSGVRSMTATSGPGISLKAENIGLAFIAEVPLVIVNVMRGGPSTGLPTRVQQGDVLQAKTPTHGDVKSIVLCPGNLEECYTETVRAFNLADRFMQPVFVLLDETLGHMHAKAELPSLQEVEEGIKLRRQFMGDPADYRPYDVPDDEPAILNPMFKGYRYHYTGLHHGPTGFPTEDAEICDRLIKRLFNKVEAHEDEIESYEEYLLDDAEYLVIAYGSTALAAREAVNRLREEGVKIGMFRPITLFPAPDKKMKELQERFGNKVYMAELNMGQYVEAFERASGMHRDEFVTHFKANGRPISPAEMVAKIKEELL, from the coding sequence ATGAGTAAAAGAGAAGTCATTTCAAGTGGAAACGATCTGGCGGCAAGAGCGGCGGTAGATGCCGGATGCCGTTTTTTTGGCGGATATCCCATCACCCCCTCCAGTGAAATCATGCATACCATTTCCGACCTGCTTCCCAAAGTGGGCGGAGCCTGTATGCAGATGGAAGATGAGATCGCCGGTATCTGTTCCGCGATCGGTGCTTCGATGAGCGGGGTGCGCTCCATGACCGCCACCTCCGGTCCCGGAATCAGCCTCAAGGCGGAGAACATCGGGTTGGCTTTTATCGCCGAAGTTCCTCTGGTCATCGTCAACGTCATGCGCGGCGGCCCCTCTACCGGTCTGCCCACCCGCGTCCAGCAGGGGGATGTCCTTCAGGCAAAGACTCCGACCCACGGGGATGTCAAGTCGATCGTCCTCTGCCCCGGAAACCTGGAGGAATGCTACACCGAAACGGTTCGCGCCTTCAACCTGGCCGACCGCTTCATGCAGCCTGTCTTCGTCCTGCTGGATGAGACCCTGGGCCACATGCATGCCAAAGCGGAGCTTCCTTCACTTCAGGAAGTCGAAGAGGGGATCAAGCTGCGCCGCCAGTTTATGGGTGATCCTGCCGATTATCGCCCCTACGATGTGCCCGATGACGAGCCGGCGATCCTCAATCCGATGTTCAAAGGGTATCGCTACCACTACACCGGTCTGCATCATGGCCCCACCGGTTTCCCCACCGAAGATGCGGAGATCTGTGACCGACTGATCAAGCGTCTCTTCAACAAAGTCGAAGCCCATGAGGATGAGATCGAGAGCTATGAAGAGTATCTTCTCGACGATGCCGAGTATCTGGTGATCGCCTACGGCTCTACCGCACTGGCGGCCCGTGAAGCGGTCAACCGTCTGCGTGAGGAGGGGGTCAAGATCGGAATGTTCCGCCCCATTACCCTCTTCCCCGCACCCGATAAAAAGATGAAAGAGCTTCAGGAGCGCTTCGGTAACAAGGTCTATATGGCTGAGCTCAATATGGGACAGTATGTGGAAGCCTTCGAGCGTGCCAGCGGAATGCATCGTGACGAATTCGTCACCCATTTCAAAGCCAACGGCCGGCCCATCTCACCTGCGGAAATGGTCGCGAAAATCAAAGAAGAACTGCTCTAA